A window from Nitrosopumilus adriaticus encodes these proteins:
- a CDS encoding S8 family serine peptidase encodes MKTQSGATTNSKILILSLSILLLTWGFTGAEPAFAHHKVTHLGGNDKDKTETETETVTQAAEQAAEQAAEQAAEQAAEQAAEQAAEQAAEQAAEQAAEQAAEQAAEQAAEQAAEQAAEQAAEQAAEQAAEQAAEQAAEQAAQQAASDAESAAQQAASDAESAAQQAASDAEQAAQQAASDAESAAQQAASDAESAAENAAKHAAKVAENAKKNEEKAKKLESEIKMKIKEAVVKAVDKIIDESEDESDDESDEIDFSVKEAQKDSKKGILVEKVLSKLAIKTLNKEYQGKSPDQNFRDQLEQIEQQLIKDTQKVKLQYFEKILEVKPGVTVEVENVKDKVKEISSEIQQQKNPGVMVKKADNQIRELLKDETPDENAWQYGVDSYQGKTRIVLELSNTDPATIEKIQSLSDIEVQGENIVQISTSVENIPRLNALQDVTKTRATTNLSDFARGGFESVQSPFVNSVDVVKTIGDVKYANLIQLSESSEKESSESTMESDKESSESTMESDKESSESTMESDKESSESTMESDKESSESTMESDKESSESTMESDKESSESTMESDKESSESTMESDKESSESTMESDRESDRESDRESDRESDRESDRESDRESDRESDRESDRESDRESDRESDRESDRESLEISDDEKEKIDETKDDETKDNTFAQQSSNDKKSDRLLDSEDKKSDDLDDADSIESETNPAPVTPTKPKTIYPVSEGVFSTNVDIVHGSGITGEDVKVAVLDIVFDTENPKISDNIVDFKSFRNSFENSMVLQSIEQGDSQSHGTAVAEIISDVAPNSGLYLYEMNTDVEFGRAIDEAIANNVDVIAMAAGWPNLPTDGSSHITKKVEEAINHGISVIVPSGNFAEKHWEGSFSDSDLNSWHEFAESDEGLSLSVSESQINNKVPIMIYLNWNDGLGDSSDFDLVLVDPLGQIVDYSANTQTSDSEKTESVFFMPQMAGLYALGISYVGDLKSPSDVPKHSSMELFSVNNSIEYPVSSGSVVVPADAKGVIVVGAVNSMDGKLESFSSHGPTNNGKSVPSVVGPNGVTTIAYGGNLFYGTSATTPHVAGIVALMIDSNPELSPEQLLNEIEQNARPNSSQGGNLNEYGYGVVDASFIASKN; translated from the coding sequence TTGAAGACTCAATCAGGTGCCACGACTAACTCTAAGATACTAATTTTGTCTTTATCGATTTTATTATTAACTTGGGGATTTACAGGTGCCGAACCCGCATTTGCTCATCATAAAGTGACTCATTTGGGTGGTAATGATAAAGACAAAACTGAGACTGAAACTGAGACTGTAACTCAAGCAGCAGAACAAGCAGCAGAACAAGCAGCAGAACAAGCAGCAGAACAAGCAGCAGAACAAGCAGCAGAACAAGCAGCAGAACAAGCAGCAGAACAAGCAGCAGAACAAGCAGCAGAACAAGCAGCAGAACAAGCAGCAGAACAAGCAGCAGAACAAGCAGCAGAACAAGCAGCAGAACAAGCAGCAGAACAAGCAGCAGAACAAGCAGCAGAACAAGCAGCAGAACAAGCAGCAGAACAAGCAGCTCAACAAGCCGCATCTGACGCAGAATCAGCAGCTCAACAAGCCGCATCTGACGCAGAATCAGCAGCTCAACAAGCCGCATCTGACGCAGAACAAGCAGCTCAACAAGCCGCATCTGACGCAGAATCAGCAGCTCAACAAGCCGCATCTGACGCAGAATCAGCAGCAGAGAATGCAGCAAAACATGCTGCCAAAGTAGCAGAGAATGCAAAAAAGAATGAGGAAAAAGCAAAAAAATTAGAATCTGAAATTAAAATGAAAATTAAGGAGGCTGTTGTAAAAGCAGTTGATAAAATAATTGATGAATCTGAAGACGAATCAGACGATGAATCTGACGAAATTGATTTCTCCGTTAAAGAGGCTCAAAAAGATTCTAAAAAAGGAATTTTAGTTGAAAAAGTTCTCTCGAAATTAGCAATAAAGACTCTTAACAAAGAGTATCAGGGAAAATCCCCTGATCAAAATTTTCGAGATCAATTAGAACAGATTGAACAACAATTAATCAAAGACACTCAAAAAGTAAAATTACAATATTTTGAAAAGATTTTAGAAGTTAAACCTGGGGTTACTGTTGAAGTAGAAAACGTAAAGGATAAAGTGAAAGAAATATCTTCAGAAATCCAGCAACAAAAGAATCCTGGTGTTATGGTAAAGAAAGCAGATAATCAAATTAGAGAACTTTTGAAAGATGAAACTCCTGATGAAAATGCATGGCAATATGGGGTTGACTCCTATCAAGGTAAAACAAGAATTGTTTTAGAGTTATCCAATACTGATCCTGCAACAATTGAGAAAATCCAAAGTCTTTCTGATATAGAAGTACAAGGTGAAAATATAGTTCAAATTAGTACTAGTGTTGAAAATATCCCTCGTCTTAATGCATTACAAGATGTAACAAAAACTAGGGCGACTACCAATCTTTCTGACTTTGCTAGAGGTGGATTTGAATCTGTACAGTCTCCATTTGTGAATTCTGTTGATGTGGTGAAAACCATTGGGGATGTAAAATATGCTAATCTAATACAATTATCTGAATCTTCAGAAAAAGAATCTTCAGAATCTACTATGGAATCCGATAAAGAATCTTCAGAATCTACTATGGAATCCGATAAAGAATCTTCAGAATCTACTATGGAATCCGATAAAGAATCTTCAGAATCTACTATGGAATCCGATAAAGAATCTTCAGAATCTACTATGGAATCCGATAAAGAATCTTCAGAATCTACTATGGAATCCGATAAAGAATCTTCAGAATCTACTATGGAATCCGATAAAGAATCTTCAGAATCTACTATGGAATCCGATAAAGAATCTTCAGAATCTACTATGGAATCCGATAGAGAATCCGATAGAGAATCCGATAGAGAATCCGATAGAGAATCCGATAGAGAATCCGATAGAGAATCCGATAGAGAATCCGATAGAGAATCCGATAGAGAATCCGATAGAGAATCCGATAGAGAATCCGATAGAGAATCCGATAGAGAATCCGATAGAGAATCATTAGAAATTTCTGATGATGAAAAAGAGAAAATAGATGAAACTAAAGATGATGAAACCAAAGACAATACTTTCGCGCAACAGAGCAGTAATGATAAAAAGTCTGATAGACTTTTAGATTCCGAAGATAAAAAATCTGATGATTTAGATGATGCTGATTCAATAGAATCTGAAACAAACCCTGCTCCTGTAACACCAACCAAACCAAAAACTATCTATCCAGTTTCAGAAGGAGTATTCTCAACAAATGTGGATATCGTTCACGGTTCTGGAATTACAGGTGAAGATGTAAAAGTTGCAGTACTTGATATTGTATTTGATACTGAAAATCCAAAAATATCTGATAATATTGTAGATTTTAAATCATTTAGAAATTCTTTTGAAAACTCTATGGTTCTCCAATCCATTGAACAAGGAGATAGTCAAAGTCACGGAACAGCAGTTGCTGAAATCATATCTGATGTTGCTCCAAACTCTGGGCTTTATCTATATGAGATGAACACTGATGTTGAATTTGGACGTGCAATTGATGAAGCAATTGCAAATAATGTTGATGTAATTGCAATGGCAGCAGGATGGCCAAACTTACCAACTGATGGTTCCAGTCATATAACTAAAAAAGTTGAAGAAGCAATCAATCATGGAATCTCTGTAATTGTACCATCAGGTAACTTTGCAGAAAAACACTGGGAGGGTTCATTCTCTGATAGTGATCTAAATTCATGGCATGAGTTTGCAGAAAGTGATGAAGGGTTATCTCTATCGGTATCTGAATCTCAAATTAACAATAAAGTCCCAATTATGATTTATCTGAACTGGAATGATGGACTTGGTGATTCATCTGACTTTGATTTGGTACTTGTAGACCCATTAGGACAAATTGTAGATTATTCTGCAAACACTCAGACTTCTGACTCTGAAAAAACTGAAAGTGTATTCTTTATGCCACAAATGGCCGGATTGTATGCTTTGGGAATATCTTATGTGGGTGATCTGAAATCTCCATCAGACGTACCAAAACATTCCTCTATGGAGTTATTTTCAGTTAACAACAGTATAGAATACCCTGTATCCTCAGGTAGTGTTGTAGTTCCAGCTGATGCTAAAGGTGTCATTGTAGTTGGCGCAGTTAACAGCATGGACGGAAAATTAGAATCATTTAGTTCTCATGGACCTACAAATAATGGTAAATCTGTTCCAAGCGTTGTAGGTCCAAATGGTGTCACCACAATTGCATATGGTGGAAACTTGTTTTATGGAACATCGGCTACTACTCCACATGTTGCAGGAATTGTTGCACTTATGATTGACTCAAACCCTGAATTGTCTCCTGAACAATTATTAAATGAAATTGAACAAAATGCAAGACCTAATTCCTCACAAGGTGGTAATCTCAATGAATATGGATATGGTGTTGTTGATGCATCATTCATTGCATCTAAAAACTAA
- a CDS encoding ATP-binding protein, with translation MKIRTKLVLEVVVLFALVGMISFVSIMNTKQLQDSFSSISSETLPVLDTLKDMRYASTQLSAITMEIVLIEDETRNTGENEYRELEEILEINFYKIEQAKSLFNDSFSKYSSLMIKNYDDDINTTEELAAKWNDLLFISNNMIQLKTSGVSGLQILQLNQDFNSSFDKMNAEIDHAIELTSGNIDQRQEYIDLLVTEVTWSIVIALNLFVLTALVIRFLILRSISNPLNKIRKVTHSIAKGDFVLYPEKGNDEISELGRDINIMSKDLAELHKKIIEKERLSSIGSLATRFAHDIRNPLSVIKNSFEIIEIKTKNTLDDSLLKNFERIGRAVERITHQTDDVLDYVSVTEVKREKCSLLSIIKSTIKNNKIPYGVKITIPENDCMILCDPYKLEIILTNLVINACYAINDDGKIIFRIIETDDDVIIEVEDSGKGISDDDLDKIFEPLFTTKQTGTGLGLSSCKSIIDAHEGKISVRNNPTTFSIQLPKKPANYQIPIKKEHAKSRSKFASTE, from the coding sequence ATGAAGATTAGGACTAAACTGGTACTGGAAGTTGTAGTTTTATTTGCCCTAGTCGGTATGATTTCTTTTGTTTCTATAATGAATACAAAACAACTGCAAGATTCATTTTCTAGTATCAGTTCTGAGACCTTGCCTGTTTTAGATACCTTAAAGGATATGCGTTATGCATCCACACAACTATCTGCAATAACAATGGAGATTGTGTTAATTGAAGATGAAACTCGTAATACTGGAGAAAATGAATATCGTGAATTAGAGGAAATCCTTGAGATTAATTTCTATAAAATTGAGCAAGCAAAATCTTTGTTCAATGACTCATTCTCGAAATATTCTAGTCTTATGATTAAAAATTATGATGATGATATCAACACTACTGAGGAATTAGCTGCAAAATGGAATGATCTTTTATTCATTTCAAATAATATGATACAATTGAAAACTTCAGGTGTATCTGGACTTCAAATCTTGCAATTAAATCAAGATTTTAATTCTTCTTTTGATAAAATGAATGCTGAAATTGATCATGCCATTGAATTGACATCAGGTAACATTGATCAAAGACAAGAATACATTGATTTGCTAGTCACTGAAGTCACATGGAGTATTGTAATTGCATTAAATTTGTTTGTGTTGACTGCACTTGTAATCAGATTCTTGATTTTAAGATCAATCTCTAACCCTCTTAATAAAATCAGAAAAGTTACTCACTCTATAGCAAAGGGCGATTTTGTACTGTATCCTGAAAAAGGAAATGATGAAATTTCTGAATTAGGAAGGGACATCAATATTATGTCAAAAGACCTTGCAGAATTACATAAAAAAATTATTGAAAAAGAAAGATTGTCTTCAATTGGAAGCCTTGCTACTAGATTTGCTCATGATATCAGAAATCCCTTATCTGTTATAAAAAATAGTTTTGAAATTATTGAAATTAAAACTAAAAATACTCTTGATGATAGTTTGTTGAAAAATTTTGAACGTATTGGGAGAGCCGTTGAGAGAATTACGCACCAAACAGATGATGTTTTAGATTATGTTAGCGTTACAGAAGTAAAACGTGAAAAATGCTCTTTGTTGTCTATAATAAAATCAACAATAAAAAATAACAAAATTCCTTATGGCGTAAAAATTACTATTCCTGAAAATGACTGTATGATTTTATGTGATCCTTACAAGCTTGAGATCATTCTTACAAATTTGGTAATTAATGCATGCTATGCAATTAATGATGATGGAAAAATCATATTTAGAATTATTGAAACTGATGATGATGTAATTATTGAAGTTGAGGACTCTGGAAAAGGCATTTCAGACGATGACTTGGATAAAATATTTGAGCCTTTATTCACTACAAAGCAGACAGGAACCGGTCTGGGATTGTCTAGCTGTAAGAGTATAATTGATGCCCACGAAGGTAAAATCTCTGTAAGAAATAATCCTACAACATTTAGTATCCAATTGCCAAAAAAACCAGCAAATTATCAAATCCCTATCAAAAAAGAACATGCTAAATCACGTTCTAAATTTGCCTCAACTGAATGA
- a CDS encoding response regulator, whose amino-acid sequence MQVQDISLDDDFKQSEEHDEITILKDFGLEEDEAQTYVGLAQLGSAKASEISAFTKIDRVRTYKILENLKNLGFATSTLSSPIKFSANEPESILKDIILKQKQKVEHLEKNSSQFLKILSRLKLNEPQIGLPKLTIVSNRNNIYDQMAKIIEETNDRLFIVVTLSDIIRMYYTSIPEVIKKATKNNTNIKLMTGPELLTKLEYIKRLGINKFKIVTLPSPGRLLCSETQVLMSGNTSSQENKNINDESVMVTNSNDIIKNMQSLCEFLWESGEDIVIEEKNNKKGKKSQKQSTILVVDDDADAVNIFADYLEIKGVSTVERCTSGKKAIERFKKIRPEAVFLDIMMPDVDGFYVLDEIRKIEPKAKIIMVTADKSPETTKKLKEVKPADVIYKPYDIEQITRCLK is encoded by the coding sequence ATGCAGGTTCAAGATATCTCCCTAGACGATGATTTCAAACAGAGTGAAGAGCATGATGAGATTACAATTCTCAAGGATTTTGGTTTGGAGGAAGACGAGGCTCAAACATATGTAGGATTGGCACAGTTAGGATCAGCAAAAGCTAGTGAGATTAGTGCATTTACAAAAATTGATAGAGTGAGAACATACAAAATATTAGAAAATTTGAAAAATCTCGGATTTGCAACCTCAACACTTTCATCACCAATCAAATTTTCAGCAAATGAGCCAGAAAGTATTCTAAAAGATATAATTTTAAAACAAAAACAAAAAGTTGAGCATTTAGAAAAAAACAGTTCGCAGTTTTTAAAAATTTTGTCACGCTTAAAATTAAATGAGCCACAAATTGGACTTCCAAAATTAACTATAGTTTCAAACAGGAATAATATTTATGATCAAATGGCAAAAATTATCGAAGAAACCAATGATAGATTATTCATTGTGGTGACATTATCAGATATAATTCGAATGTATTATACATCAATTCCAGAAGTAATCAAAAAAGCAACAAAAAATAATACAAATATCAAATTAATGACAGGACCAGAACTTTTAACGAAACTTGAATACATCAAAAGGCTAGGAATAAATAAATTCAAAATTGTTACCCTTCCCTCACCAGGACGATTGCTTTGCAGTGAGACACAAGTGTTGATGTCAGGAAATACGTCATCTCAAGAAAACAAAAACATCAATGATGAATCAGTCATGGTTACAAACTCAAATGACATTATCAAAAACATGCAAAGCTTGTGTGAGTTTCTTTGGGAATCAGGAGAAGATATTGTAATAGAGGAGAAAAATAATAAAAAAGGAAAGAAATCGCAAAAGCAGTCAACGATTCTAGTAGTTGATGATGATGCAGACGCAGTGAATATTTTTGCAGATTATTTGGAGATAAAAGGAGTTTCAACGGTGGAGAGATGCACATCTGGTAAAAAGGCAATTGAGAGATTCAAAAAGATTCGTCCAGAAGCAGTATTTCTTGATATCATGATGCCTGATGTGGATGGATTTTATGTACTAGATGAGATTCGCAAGATTGAACCCAAAGCAAAAATCATTATGGTTACAGCAGATAAATCTCCTGAAACAACAAAAAAACTAAAAGAGGTAAAACCCGCAGACGTCATCTACAAGCCTTACGACATTGAGCAAATTACAAGGTGTTTAAAATAA